Proteins encoded within one genomic window of Lysinibacillus sphaericus:
- a CDS encoding DUF3397 domain-containing protein yields MKDILHIVISVIIFCPILLFVIVYAVSRKVNIRGTHAFGAASDVTTFWLFFSVPLAIGALWGVNVGALLVMLAIVLAIVFTYVDWRTKKEIEVRPLLRKIWRFLFLVLSTAYLLICLVGMIQSVVEYLQSV; encoded by the coding sequence TTGAAAGATATTTTACATATAGTCATAAGTGTTATTATTTTTTGTCCAATTCTGTTATTTGTAATTGTCTATGCTGTTAGTCGAAAGGTTAATATTAGAGGCACTCATGCATTTGGTGCCGCATCAGATGTCACGACGTTTTGGCTGTTTTTTTCTGTGCCATTGGCAATTGGTGCGCTGTGGGGAGTGAATGTGGGAGCTCTTTTAGTCATGCTAGCAATTGTGCTAGCGATTGTTTTTACATATGTTGATTGGCGTACGAAAAAGGAAATTGAAGTGAGGCCGCTATTGCGAAAAATTTGGCGTTTTTTATTTTTAGTACTTAGTACAGCGTATCTTTTAATTTGTCTAGTCGGTATGATTCAATCTGTTGTAGAATATTTACAATCTGTATAA
- a CDS encoding ketopantoate reductase family protein, with amino-acid sequence MNVVVIGAGAVGQLMASFLAEAHMHVTLVVRRQEQAHELQLKRLTRVQLDGTQTVHQIASTVELKTISKPDLIIIAVKYRQLQNIYKQLLDVPKEVPLLFVQNGLAHFDEALRLPQQTIAFCSVSFGAQIINLTTVQHRGMGLCKIGIARGNDGIFHQLLQMQNPLCPIEMVENAEQMLFEKAVLNCLINPLTAILQIKNGELLTNKHAFFLMHTIYQELAEAFVDMQQTIPFSAVITLCEKTGKNTSSMLADRMQGRKSEVDTIVGAVLQKASANGYSLPTLRTLYHQVLAMEESGEQY; translated from the coding sequence GTGAATGTAGTAGTTATTGGAGCTGGAGCAGTAGGCCAGCTAATGGCTAGTTTCCTGGCAGAAGCTCATATGCACGTAACGTTAGTGGTGAGAAGACAGGAACAAGCACATGAACTTCAATTAAAGCGCTTAACGAGGGTTCAGTTAGATGGAACGCAGACAGTGCATCAAATTGCTTCTACAGTAGAGTTGAAGACGATATCGAAACCCGATTTGATTATAATAGCAGTTAAATATCGGCAACTACAAAATATTTATAAACAATTATTAGATGTTCCAAAAGAGGTGCCATTGCTATTTGTGCAAAATGGTTTAGCGCATTTCGATGAAGCTTTACGTTTACCGCAGCAAACGATAGCCTTTTGCTCGGTTTCTTTTGGTGCCCAAATAATTAATTTAACTACAGTCCAGCATAGAGGGATGGGTCTGTGTAAAATAGGGATAGCGCGTGGGAACGATGGAATATTTCATCAGTTGCTACAGATGCAAAATCCTTTATGCCCAATAGAAATGGTTGAAAATGCCGAACAAATGCTTTTTGAAAAAGCTGTATTGAACTGTCTGATTAATCCATTAACGGCTATATTGCAAATCAAGAATGGTGAGTTATTAACAAATAAGCATGCGTTCTTTTTAATGCATACCATATATCAAGAGTTAGCAGAGGCCTTTGTAGACATGCAACAGACAATTCCATTTTCAGCAGTAATAACTTTGTGTGAAAAAACAGGGAAGAATACATCCTCGATGCTAGCTGATCGCATGCAGGGTAGAAAAAGCGAAGTTGACACGATTGTAGGGGCAGTTTTACAAAAAGCTTCAGCAAACGGTTATTCTTTACCTACTTTGCGAACTTTATATCACCAAGTTCTAGCGATGGAAGAGAGCGGTGAACAATATTGA
- a CDS encoding transcriptional regulator, producing MELKKRKDQWTKEDDERLAEIVLHNVQNGKTQLEAFEMAANELGRTKQACGFRWNKTLRGQYSQSLLAVRNQPQQSMRSHLKLALTSFDELTEAYQNLEIKHRELQNEHEKLVKWLQQGYSLMKD from the coding sequence ATGGAACTGAAAAAAAGAAAAGATCAATGGACAAAGGAAGACGATGAAAGATTAGCAGAAATTGTCTTGCATAATGTGCAAAACGGTAAAACGCAGTTAGAGGCATTTGAAATGGCTGCTAATGAGCTTGGACGTACAAAACAAGCATGTGGTTTTCGTTGGAATAAAACATTACGTGGGCAATATAGTCAATCGCTTTTAGCTGTTCGCAATCAACCTCAACAATCTATGCGAAGCCATTTAAAATTAGCGTTAACGAGTTTTGATGAATTAACGGAAGCTTATCAAAATCTTGAAATTAAACATCGTGAATTACAAAACGAGCATGAAAAGCTAGTGAAATGGTTACAGCAAGGTTATTCGTTAATGAAAGATTAA
- a CDS encoding enoyl-CoA hydratase/isomerase family protein, with product MAYSIDNQDGIMTFTINREEKRNAVNDEVMNGLREVITYIQNHDDVRFLVVTGAGEKSFCSGGDLSEFHSLETEDEAFGMLSKMGEILYDLATLPVPTIALINGTAVGGGCEIATACDFRLVASHAKCGFIQGTLAITSGWGGGTYLFERGLRHDRAMKMLVDAKPYPADLLYEIGWAMRVFEGSKELALNEFIEHMRKIHPSVHKAYKEIELRKWRERNMYERVMEEVRTCAKLWESEAHHEAVNNFLTKKNSK from the coding sequence GTGGCTTATAGTATTGATAATCAAGATGGGATCATGACATTTACCATAAACCGTGAAGAAAAGCGTAATGCTGTGAATGATGAGGTAATGAATGGTCTTCGAGAAGTAATTACATATATACAAAATCATGACGATGTGCGTTTTTTAGTCGTGACAGGAGCGGGGGAAAAATCTTTTTGTTCAGGAGGGGATTTATCAGAATTTCATTCTCTTGAAACTGAAGATGAAGCCTTTGGAATGTTAAGTAAGATGGGGGAAATCTTATATGATCTTGCTACATTACCAGTACCGACGATAGCACTGATTAATGGGACTGCTGTAGGCGGTGGCTGCGAGATTGCCACTGCTTGTGATTTTCGTTTAGTGGCTAGCCATGCTAAATGTGGCTTTATTCAAGGGACATTAGCAATTACAAGTGGCTGGGGTGGTGGAACCTACTTATTTGAACGAGGTTTACGCCATGACCGCGCAATGAAGATGCTAGTGGATGCAAAGCCATATCCGGCTGATTTACTATATGAGATTGGTTGGGCAATGCGTGTATTTGAAGGATCGAAGGAACTTGCTTTGAATGAGTTTATTGAACATATGCGCAAAATACATCCTTCCGTGCACAAAGCGTATAAAGAAATTGAACTTCGTAAATGGCGAGAGCGTAATATGTATGAGCGCGTTATGGAGGAAGTTCGCACATGTGCAAAATTATGGGAAAGTGAAGCGCATCACGAGGCAGTTAATAATTTTCTAACAAAAAAGAACAGTAAGTAG
- the rpmF gene encoding 50S ribosomal protein L32 — MAVPFRRTSKTAKRKRRTHFKLSVPGMVACPNCGEAKLSHRVCKACGQYKGKEVVSK, encoded by the coding sequence ATGGCTGTACCATTTAGAAGAACTTCTAAAACTGCAAAAAGAAAGCGTCGTACGCATTTCAAACTATCTGTACCTGGTATGGTAGCTTGCCCAAACTGTGGTGAAGCAAAATTATCACACCGTGTTTGCAAAGCTTGCGGACAATACAAAGGTAAAGAAGTAGTAAGCAAATAA